The Maylandia zebra isolate NMK-2024a linkage group LG4, Mzebra_GT3a, whole genome shotgun sequence genome includes a window with the following:
- the LOC101472570 gene encoding inward rectifier potassium channel 16, producing the protein MSTERSEQVIDTCCTTVHTLGRQNAKKEKSLRYMQKDGKFPVMFQQAPGDWTTYWIDIFTSLVEIRWRMMFLIFSLNNIVSWLLFGLCYWLIAHVNGDSDNADDDLCVSNVRDFTGAFLFSMETGATIGYGYRHVTENSIVAIIVVTIQTVFSCLLDTVVIGVVVAKMASARKRAQTVGFSRCAVVNLRDRVLCLSWRLGDFRGNHILEGVVRVQLIRYVKQPVGSLVITYQDLDIEEREIVLATPTTIIHKLEPGSPLYNMGPDNLRDNRFELVVSFTYTGDSTGILHQTRASYTSADIRWGQRFQDVLKMGKKHYKVDFSLFHVTTWVPVPFLSAEEYNRRGRPADGTTLIPIGKRNRHIAQVNLNINEEMILQTFL; encoded by the coding sequence ATGAGCACAGAAAGAAGTGAGCAGGTCATTGATACCTGCTGCACCACAGTCCACACGCTGGGCAGGCAAAATgcaaagaaggaaaagagtCTCCGCTACATGCAAAAAGATGGCAAATTCCCTGTGATGTTTCAACAGGCCCCTGGAGACTGGACCACATATTGGATCGACATCTTCACCAGTCTTGTAGAGATCCGCTGGAGAATGATGTTCCTTATTTTCTCCCTTAATAATATTGTGTCTTGGCTTCTTTTTGGTCTGTGTTATTGGTTAATTGCCCATGTAAATGGAGACAGTGATAATGCAGATGACGATCTCTGTGTTTCAAATGTGCGCGACTTCACTGGGGCATTTTTGTTCTCAATGGAGACCGGGGCGACTATTGGTTACGGCTACAGGCATGTAACCGAAAACTCTATTGTAGCTATCATTGTGGTGACGATTCAAACTGTGTTTAGCTGTCTTCTTGACACAGTTGTCATTGGCGTTGTTGTAGCTAAGATGGCATCTGCTCGTAAGAGAGCCCAGACGGTGGGTTTCAGCAGATGCGCGGTGGTCAACTTACGAGACAGGGTTCTGTGTCTGTCATGGCGCCTCGGGGACTTCAGAGGTAATCACATCCTGGAGGGGGTCGTCAGGGTCCAGTTAATCCGCTATGTAAAACAGCCAGTGGGGTCACTTGTAATCACTTACCAGGACTTAGATATAGAGGAACGGGAGATTGTCCTCGCCACACCTACCACTATTATTCACAAGCTAGAGCCTGGCAGTCCCCTGTACAACATGGGTCCTGATAACCTGCGGGACAATCGCTTTGAGCTGGTAGTTTCTTTCACCTACACAGGGGACTCCACAGGAATACTCCACCAAACACGTGCTTCCTACACATCAGCAGACATCCGCTGGGGCCAGCGTTTCCAGGACGTGCTGAAAATGGGCAAGAAACACTACAAGGTGGACTTCAGTCTTTTTCATGTGACCACATGGGTGCCGGTGCCTTTCCTCAGTGCAGAGGAATACAACAGGAGGGGACGTCCTGCAGATGGCACCACACTTATACCAATAGGGAAGAGAAACAGACACATTGCTCAGGTGAATCTTAACATCAATGAGGAGATGATCCTGCAAACATTTTTGTAG
- the LOC101472854 gene encoding inward rectifier potassium channel 2: protein MGSVRGHRYSIVSSEEDGMKLANIAMPNGYGNGNVNKGHTQHHHQSRFVRKDGHCNVQFINMSEKGQRYLADIFTTCVDIRWRWMLVIFCLSFLLSWLFFGFVFWLVALSYGDLENETQMCVSNVDSFTAAFLFSVETQTTIGYGYRYVTEECPIAVFMVVFQSIVGCIIDAFIIGAVMAKMAKPKKRNETLVFSHYATVAMRDGKLCLMWRVGNLRKSHLVEAHVRAQLLKSRTTAEGEFIPLDQVDIDVGFDSGIDRIFLVSPITIVHEIDEDSPFYELSKQELETSEFEIVVILEGMVEATAMTTQCRSSYIASEILWGHRFEPVLFEEKNYYKVDYSRFDNTYEVPSTPSCSARELAEKKSTASSSRNSFCYENEVALEKVEMEEEFEVEENMVMRGVEVCALEDRNTDEVLDSECNLDSLPLESRPLTAESEI, encoded by the coding sequence ATGGGGAGTGTGAGAGGCCACCGTTACAGCATTGTGTCCTCTGAGGAAGATGGCATGAAGCTAGCGAATATTGCCATGCCAAATGGCTACGGCAATGGCAACGTCAACAAGGGGCATACGCAGCACCACCACCAGAGCCGCTTCGTCAGGAAGGATGGCCACTGCAATGTGCAGTTTATCAATATGAGCGAGAAAGGCCAGCGTTACCTGGCAGATATCTTCACCACCTGCGTGGACATTCGCTGGCGCTGGATGCTGGTCATATTCTGCCTTTCTTTCCTGCTGTCATGGCTGTTTTTTGGCTTTGTCTTTTGGTTGGTGGCTCTCTCTTATGGGGACTTGGAGAATGAGACGCAGATGTGTGTTTCCAACGTGGACAGTTTTACTGCTGCTTTTTTGTTCTCAGTGGAGACACAAACCACAATTGGCTACGGTTATCGCTATGTGACGGAGGAATGCCCCATTGCTGTTTTTATGGTCGTCTTCCAAAGCATCGTAGGTTGCATCATTGATGCTTTTATCATCGGTGCCGTCATGGCCAAGATGGCAAAGCCCAAAAAGAGGAATGAGACGTTGGTGTTCAGTCACTATGCTACAGTGGCCATGAGGGACGGCAAGCTTTGCCTGATGTGGCGGGTGGGAAACCTGAGGAAGAGTCACCTGGTGGAGGCCCACGTAAGGGCCCAACTCCTCAAGTCCCGTACCACTGCCGAGGGAGAGTTCATCCCTCTGGATCAGGTAGACATTGACGTAGGCTTTGACAGTGGCATTGACCGAATTTTCTTGGTTTCTCCAATTACCATTGTTCATGAAATTGATGAGGACAGCCCATTTTATGAGCTGAGCAAGCAGGAGTTGGAAACATCAGAGTTTGAGATAGTGGTGATCCTCGAGGGCATGGTCGAGGCCACAGCCATGACTACTCAGTGTCGGAGCTCCTATATTGCCAGTGAGATCCTCTGGGGCCACCGCTTTGAGCCAGTGCTCTTTGAAGAAAAGAACTACTATAAAGTGGACTATTCTCGCTTTGACAACACCTATGAGGTGCCCAGCACGCCCAGCTGTAGTGCCAGGGAACTGGCTGAGAAGAAGTCCACTGCCTCTAGCTCGAGGAACTCCTTTTGTTATGAGAATGAAGTGGCTCTTGAAAAAGTTGAAATGGAGGAGGAGTTTGAGGTGGAGGAAAACATGGTAATGAGGGGTGTTGAGGTTTGCGCACTTGAGGACAGAAACACAGATGAGGTGTTAGACTCTGAATGCAACCTTGACTCTTTGCCTTTAGAGTCAAGGCCTTTGACGGCAGAATCAGAAATATGA
- the LOC143418522 gene encoding ligand-gated cation channel ZACN-like yields MLKFLSHNLVRTMFLLSVITVEHVHSSNCTSRRCLSNVLIDKNLLSQPQNNSCTHEVRVPKLEYQTLEVNTKQLRLLILLQASIEWEDPELAWDTSVYKFDEVILPVDKIWTPELLVTNAMTSTLKHGSANVLVYSNGTVKDDLIINAEVNCEVNLFNYPFAYDVCPVAVQAWDTDKCGTTLVFGEVRLSDNSHGDWQTMAAILQKKRDDRNYIQVELKLKPTNPFLTLMLPSYLILFVDIVSFALPLRGGGRNAFKVTLVLSFTLFINILNSQLPGDSECSPIIRPHFCICLIFLVVSMLVSMLTTRLSLEGQLVFCCWSKGSAPKITENKEQNEDEETKADISTIQPNGSENSRILRKVAKYLETHETNEAEKERQHKFADMLDKTFFWIYFIGGLGYLVMMTVIMLNYKCEVNHFDFWYN; encoded by the exons ATGCTGAAATTTCTTTCCCACAATTTAGTGAGGACTATGTTCTTACTGAGTGTAATAACTGTAG AACATGTGCATTCATCCAACTGCACAAGTCGCCGATGTCTGAGTAACGTGTTGATAGATAAAAATCTGTTGTCGCAGCCACAGAACAATAGCTGCACTCACGAAGTCCGAGTGCCAAAATTAGAGTACCAGACTCTGGAAGTT AACACAAAGCAACTCCGTCTACTAATTCTTCTACAAGCCTCGATC GAATGGGAAGATCCTGAGTTGGCGTGGGACACATCGGTGTACAAGTTTGATGAAGTAATTCTGCCAGTAGACAAAATCTGGACTCCAGAGCTCCTTGTAACAAACGC AATGACATCAACTCTGAAGCATGGCTCTGCTAATGTGCTGGTGTACAGTAACGGCACAGTGAAGGACGATCTGATCATAAATGCAGAAGTGAACTGTGAAGTTAACCTGTTCAACTATCCCTTCGCTTATGATGTGTGTCCTGTTGCAGTACAAGCCTGGGACACTGACA AATGTGGTACAACACTGGTGTTTGGTGAAGTGAGACTAAGTGATAATAGTCACGGAGACTGGCAAACGATGGCTGCAATACTTCAGAAAAAACGAGATGACCGCAATTACATCCAG GTGGAACTAAAACTCAAACCTACCAACCCGTTCTTAACATTGATGCTGCCCAGTTATTTGATCCTCTTTGTTGATATAGTCAGCTTTGCTCTGCCACTGCGAGGTGGAGGACGCAATGCTTTCAAGGTCACCCTGGTGCTCAGCTTCACCCTGTTTATCAATATCCTAAATAGCCAGCTCCCTGGAGACAGTGAATGCAGCCCAATAATCC gaCCCCACTTCTGTATTTGCCTGATCTTCTTGGTTGTGAGCATGCTGGTGTCCATGCTAACTACTAGGCTATCCCTAGAAGGCCAACTGGTTTTCTGCTGTTGGTCCAAAGGATCAGCCCCCAAAATTACAGAAAACAAGGAACAAAATGAGGATGAGG AAACTAAAGCTGACATTAGCACCATCCAGCCGAATGGCTCAGAGAACAGTCGAATACTCAGAAAAGTGGCCAAATACTTGGAAACTCATGAGACCAACGAAGCGGAAAAGGAGAGACAACACAAGTTTGCCGACATGTTGGACAAGACTTTTTTCTGGATCTATTTCATTGGTGGCCTTGGATACCTTGTTATGATGACTGTAATAATGTTAAATTATAAATGTGAAGTTAACCATTTTGATTTCTGGTATAACTGA